One Sphingobacteriales bacterium DNA segment encodes these proteins:
- a CDS encoding RtcB family protein, with the protein MGKNKLQIKDLHAIGYRIGSVVGIALNIVQTNFRHRAKTEKLALLKAVFDNPNEYINHNLFSPIAHALLAPLTQSSDQAAEGKQNELLPNALPFDVFGQNFIEEGAMQQMFTAMKLPITVAGALMPDGHQGYGLPIGGVLATKNAVIPYGVGVDIGCRMCLTAYQIPPEVLKQKTDDFAKILLDNTIFGAGGHFKKPMDNAVFEREEFKYIDIARTMKDTAVAQIGTSGSGNHFVEFGILELTDPNNEWQLEVGSYLAVLSHSGSRGLGAKIANHFTKLAMQHCRLPKEAQHLAWLDLASGDGHEYWAAMNLAGDYASACHHQIHFRIQKALGENPALLIENHHNFAWKEQLPDGTPVIVHRKGATPAGKGVLGIIPGSMTAPGYIVRGKGLANSINSASHGAGRQMSRNVAKKSILPADFDTHLKQHGVTLIGGNIDEAPMAYKDINMVMAAQKALVDVIGKFIPRIVRMA; encoded by the coding sequence ATGGGAAAAAATAAATTACAAATTAAAGACCTGCACGCCATCGGCTACCGAATAGGCAGCGTGGTAGGCATTGCGCTAAATATTGTTCAAACTAATTTTAGGCATCGTGCAAAAACAGAGAAATTGGCTTTGTTGAAGGCTGTCTTTGACAACCCAAACGAATACATTAACCACAACTTGTTTAGCCCAATTGCCCATGCTTTATTAGCGCCTTTAACACAAAGCAGCGACCAAGCAGCCGAAGGCAAACAAAATGAACTCTTACCTAATGCCTTGCCTTTTGATGTTTTTGGCCAAAATTTTATTGAAGAGGGTGCCATGCAGCAAATGTTTACTGCCATGAAACTGCCCATAACCGTTGCCGGCGCTTTAATGCCCGATGGACACCAAGGTTACGGCCTACCCATTGGAGGCGTATTGGCTACCAAAAATGCAGTTATTCCGTATGGCGTAGGTGTTGATATTGGTTGCCGCATGTGCTTAACGGCTTACCAAATACCGCCCGAAGTATTAAAACAAAAAACAGACGATTTTGCTAAAATATTGCTCGACAATACCATTTTTGGCGCAGGTGGGCATTTTAAAAAACCTATGGACAATGCTGTTTTTGAACGCGAAGAGTTTAAATATATTGATATTGCCCGCACCATGAAAGATACTGCAGTAGCACAAATTGGCACCTCGGGAAGCGGCAATCATTTTGTTGAATTTGGTATTTTAGAATTAACCGACCCTAACAACGAATGGCAACTTGAAGTAGGTAGTTATTTGGCGGTTTTGTCGCATTCGGGGTCACGGGGTTTGGGTGCAAAAATTGCCAACCATTTTACCAAATTGGCCATGCAACACTGCCGTTTGCCAAAAGAAGCGCAGCATTTAGCTTGGCTCGATTTAGCTTCGGGCGATGGGCACGAATATTGGGCGGCCATGAATTTAGCAGGCGATTATGCCTCGGCTTGCCACCACCAAATCCATTTCCGGATTCAAAAAGCATTGGGCGAAAACCCAGCCTTACTAATTGAAAATCACCACAATTTTGCTTGGAAAGAACAATTGCCCGATGGTACGCCCGTTATAGTGCATCGCAAAGGTGCTACACCCGCCGGAAAAGGTGTGTTGGGCATAATTCCGGGCAGTATGACAGCACCCGGCTATATAGTGCGCGGCAAAGGTTTGGCAAACAGTATCAATTCGGCATCGCATGGGGCGGGGCGGCAAATGTCGCGCAATGTGGCCAAAAAAAGCATATTGCCTGCCGATTTTGATACTCACCTAAAACAACATGGCGTTACCCTAATTGGCGGCAATATAGACGAAGCGCCCATGGCCTACAAAGATATTAATATGGTAATGGCGGCACAAAAAGCCTTGGTGGATGTGATAGGAAAATTTATACCGCGCATTGTTAGGATGGCATAG
- a CDS encoding FKBP-type peptidyl-prolyl cis-trans isomerase: MVTVLLLTACNQAKKENNTASTNTNTQQPTTTPVAVNQTDVDNGLIAEYLKKNNLNAKTTPSGVYYIVEKEGTGPNPTLKDKVEVNYRGTLLDGTEFDSSYGRGQSITFPLGSVVKGWQDGIPMFKAGGKGKLVIPSELAYGKRSMGDKIPANSVLVFDIELIKVAPMDGAQQ, translated from the coding sequence ATGGTAACCGTTTTGCTTTTAACTGCCTGTAATCAAGCCAAAAAAGAAAACAATACTGCCAGCACCAATACAAACACCCAACAACCAACAACAACGCCTGTTGCTGTCAATCAAACCGATGTCGACAATGGCTTAATTGCCGAATATCTTAAAAAAAACAACCTTAATGCTAAAACTACACCATCGGGGGTATATTATATAGTTGAAAAAGAAGGAACTGGCCCCAACCCAACCTTAAAAGACAAAGTTGAGGTAAATTACCGCGGCACTTTATTAGATGGCACCGAGTTTGACTCTTCGTATGGCCGTGGCCAGTCTATTACCTTTCCTTTGGGTAGTGTGGTGAAAGGTTGGCAAGATGGTATTCCGATGTTTAAAGCCGGTGGAAAAGGTAAATTAGTAATTCCTTCTGAATTAGCTTACGGCAAACGTTCTATGGGCGATAAAATACCTGCCAATTCTGTTTTAGTTTTTGATATTGAGTTGATTAAGGTTGCCCCAATGGATGGCGCACAACAATAA